Within Bdellovibrionales bacterium, the genomic segment CATCAAGACGAACAGAAGCATAAAACTTCAGAGCATTCCCACCAGTTGTTGTCTCCGGATTACCAAACATAACTCCTATCTTCATGCGAATTTGATTAATGAAAATCACCAGAGTCTGACTGCGACTGATCGCCCCCGTCAACTTACGCAGAGCCTGAGACATGAGACGTGCCTGTAGACCCATGTGACTGTCGCCCATTTCGCCCTCAATTTCAGCACGAGGCGTCAAAGCCGCTACCGAGTCTATCACGAGAACATCAACAGCCCCTGAACGCACCAATGTTTCGACAATTTCAAGAGCCTGTTCGCCCGTATCGGGTTGAGAAATCAGCATATCCTCAACCTTCACTCCCAATTTTCGAGCATAGGAAACATCCAGAGCATGCTCAGCATCAACAAAGGCCACTGTTCCCCCAGCCTTCTGGGCCTGAGCGATGGTTGAAAGGGCTAAAGTTGTTTTGCCAGAAGATTCTGGTCCATAAATTTCAATGATGCGTCCTCGGGGTAACCCGCCAATACCTAAAGCAATATCAAGACTCAAAGAGCCCGTGCTAAATACAGGAACGTCAGCATATAGACTGCGATCACCACCAAGTTTCATGATGGAGCCCTTGCCAAATTGTTTTTCAATCGAACTGATCGCCAGCTCAAGAGCCTTAGATTTGTCACTACCTGTTTGCAAACTAGACATGGGGAGAACTCCTATCTCATATTTTTGTTGGGGCTAATTATTCAAACTCGTCAGCAAGAGTTCCAATCCGTAAGAAGCCGATTGAAACTGAATTTCCGTTCTATCTTTTCCGTCAAAATGTCTTTGCTCCACCCTTTCAATCCCCGGACCACACAAGGCGAAGCAAACAAATCCCAGCGGCTTTTCTTTCGTGCCGCCTGTCGGACCAGCCACACCTGTAATACTCAAAGCCCAATCTACTTCCAACACCTTTCGAGCCCCTTTTGCCATGCACAACGCAACAGGAAGATTCA encodes:
- the recA gene encoding recombinase RecA: MSSLQTGSDKSKALELAISSIEKQFGKGSIMKLGGDRSLYADVPVFSTGSLSLDIALGIGGLPRGRIIEIYGPESSGKTTLALSTIAQAQKAGGTVAFVDAEHALDVSYARKLGVKVEDMLISQPDTGEQALEIVETLVRSGAVDVLVIDSVAALTPRAEIEGEMGDSHMGLQARLMSQALRKLTGAISRSQTLVIFINQIRMKIGVMFGNPETTTGGNALKFYASVRLDVRRIGSIKNGEDVIGNRTAVKVVKNKMAPPFAKVEFDLMYGEGISEEGDLLDLAVKKELIDKAGAWYSYKGDRLGQGRDAAKVYLKENQPLMKDLRHQLLEAYGITRTNSSSQSPVGEKTIDVNRETDEEKSKPRKRKSQED